DNA from Aggregatimonas sangjinii:
TTTTTAATCTGTCTTTCTTCCCAAGTTTTCCCAAAGAAAGGGTTGAAGGAATATACTTCCTAGGCATGATATAAAAGTCCCAATCCCCAGATAAACCAGACAGCGAAAATCCCAAAATCCCAAAACTCCTCTATACCCTTAATGCTCTTGACAATTTTATAAACCGTAATGGCTGTATTGATAACGAGATATATAACCAAATGAGTGTAAAACCCTTTAATCTCTTGGAGCCTTTTCTGCGCTCTTACATATTTGTCCGTGTTTTCCTTTTTTAATTTCATGACAATCGTTTTCGCTCTTCAGGAAAAGGATTATTGTATTTTTCCGCTTCACGACGGTCTTCCTCCATGTATTTTCGGATTTGGCGTTCTTCCCATTCCTTGTTAAACAAGCTGATACCAAAAGTCTTGGCCGCGTGAAAAGCCACACCGATTCCCCATGCACCCCAAATAAAGAAAGTTCCCATATCGAAGAATGCTTCACTAAGGCTTTCCCCATTACCAATATTTCTAATGAGCTTGCTCACTGTAATAAAAGTGTTCACTCCTAGATAAACGGCCAAGTGTACGTAAAAGCCTTTCAATTCCTTTATGCGTTCTTTCGCCCTTGCGCGCTTTAATTCCATATTATTTTCCATATCAAATCGATTTAAAGAGTCCGTAACTTTTCTTGGAACCGTTTTCTAGTCCCACTTCTCCGTGCGGTCTTCTTCGTTCATAAATTGTTTGATTTTTCGAGCTTCCCAATCCCTCCCAAGGAACAAGGATTCCAATGAAAAAGCTTTCGCAGCCTGAAACAGGAGTCCAATTCCCCATCCAAAGGCTGCCCATAAAAACCAAGGATGATCCCATTGGTCAATATAGTAATTCAACCCGGCCAGAAAGGATATGAATACGGCGTACGACAGCAAACTGCTGTAAAATTTCCTGACTTGAGCAACCCTTTCCTTTGCTCTCAAGTATTTCGTATCATTTGCTAAAAAATCCATAGTTTCCGGTTCTTTGTCCTGAACTGTATTCAGGGGCTTGTTTGTACTCGGTTTATTATTTGATTCAAATTTCCGCATTAACCGCACTTTTTAGAAAAATTAAATACCCAATTGTGGTTTTTGACTACCGAATCGTGGAATTTAAAAATTTTCATCGTTCATGTACTTACGCATTTTCCGTTCTTCCCACCGTTTACCCCATAAAGGGTTATACCCAAAGGCTTGCATCCCGTGGGAAACAACGCCCCAGCCCCAAAAGAATATGGGAAACAGCACCCATGGGAAGTCTGTCGTACGGTAATTCAGGAACACTAAAAACGGAATGACACAGCAGTATGAGATCAGATTCCCATAAAAGCCCTTAATGTTCTCTACCTTTTCTTTGGCTTTTTCATAGCGTTTGCCTTCCAAGTATATTTTCTGCGTTTCGGTTCTCGATGTTGTCCTGGTCAACATGGGCAGAAACACCTTAAAGTCCGCTTCGGTCTTGACAATATTCACCTCCTTATCGGTTAAAATGGCATAACGCTGCCTTATGTTGCGCAAACCGACACCACTACTTTTTTTAACGACCTGTTTTTCCTGTAGATTGTTGCTCACCACCAACATGCCACCCTCTTCCCGAACGGTCAAGTGAAGGGGCCTTCCTTCCGAAACCACGTTGTGCTTTACGGCATTTTCCAATAAAAGCTGCAATGATAATGGAACGATTTTCGCTTCCGGAATGCTACAGTGCTCTGGAATATCGACCACAATGCTATCTTCAAAACGCATTTTAAGCAATCGCACATAGGTTCTAGCGAATTGTAATTCCTCATCTACGGTAACCAAGTCCTTGTTCTTCTGCTCCAACACATAGCGATACACCTTTGATAGTGAAGTGGTGAATTTTTGGGCCTGATACGGATTTTCCTCTATCAAACTTGTTAGTACATTTAGACTGTTGAAAAGAAAATGGGGGTCTAATTGACTCTTTAGAGCATCGAACTTCGCCGAGGCCGTACTTGCGATAATCTTTTGTTCTGTTACTTTAGTTTCCTGCCGGTATTTGTAGTAGTAAATGGCATAAAATATCAATGCGACACCCAAGGCGATAACAACGGATTGCTGGTAGCTGTCGACCGATTGCGAATCGAGAACCCGCTGAAAAGACCAATCAAAGAAAACGGTTAGAACGGTAAATCGGGCAATAAACACCCCGATAACCGACAATATCAAATTACCCATGATGGCAATTGCCATCCGTTTGTAGGTATATAAGTAGTTATCCCATTTCTTTAGAAGAAAGTAGAACCAGGACATATTCACCATATACAGGATGGTCGAATAGACCAAATTGACATAATATTCTTTCCAGATGTCCGCTACCCTGTTTTGGAAGAGCACCCTATCGGTGAAATAATCGTACCCCAAAAAGCATAAAAAAATAAGGGTACCAACGGCAAATGCCCTAAAAATTTCAATTAAAAATCGATTTTTACTCATTCAGCACAATTTTTTAAAGTGGCCTTAGCGCGCTCTTTTCCCCAATTCGGATGAAAATCCGACTCAGGTTTAAAGGTATCAAAAAGTTCCAAGGAACGTTTTACGTCTTTGCAGAAAGGGGCGGTATCCTGCCCGAAATACTGTGCGGAACCCATATCCCATTCCGCCTTTGAAAAAACAACCCTAGGATTATCGGGGGCCAATTGCAGTGCCTTCTGATAAAGGGCGACTATCTTTCCGGATAAGGTCATTCCGTACGTAGCACCATCAGATGCGATCCAGGCTGTATGTATCATGGCCTGTTGTACTAAAATTTCGGGATTGTCCGGTGAAATTGCCTTGGCCAAATCGACAAACTCTTGAGCCTTCTCTAGTTGTCTGGCTAATTTTTCTTGATCTTTTTCGCCAAACGAGAGTATGGTATTGATAGAAGCCACATAATAATACGGTAGCCAATTATCCATTTCGGCCGTTGCAATGCGTTCGAACATATTCGAGGCCTCGGCAGGCTTGCCTTCGCCCCAAATCTCGAATGCCTTCTGCATGCCCTTCGAATACTGGTCTTGGCCAAACGCCAATGCTGAAATTAAAATGGTTGTTATGAGCATCGCTTTTTTCATGATTGGATTATTTTAAGATTATTTCCGGACCTTGACTTAACATGCCCACTATTGGGCTTCTTCTCGCAAAGGCGGGAAGTTGTTGTTATCGGTTTTTTTGTTTTGATTATAATTTGTTCTACCCTTGGGCGTTATTAAATACGTTGCAAATCTGGGACGTCTCTTCTTGAAGAAGAAAAAATAACTACCGAACTGTTACTTTTTACGGATAGATCGTAATAGCAACGATCATTCAACCCCAAGGGCAACCCGAAACAATGCCATTGTCTATGAACAACAACAAAAGACTTCAAATCGGTGAAGGGAAAATTAGTGGGTACATCGCCATTTTTTTAGCGATTCTTTCTTTAGGGGCGGTTATCTGCGCCTACTTTCCGGAATTCTTTACCACCGCGGATTTTCGTGCCCTGTACACCCCAAAATTCGTAAAGTGGACCTTACTTGGCGTACTTACCGTGTCGTTCGGCTTTGCCATTACCAGCGTACTCTTGAGCAAAACCACCAAATACGGTTTTATAGCAACACTTGTTCTTGCCGCGACCATAGTACTGGGCACGGGTTTACCGGAAGAGCCAAGTGATCGAATCAAAGGCGTTTTCACTTGGGCTGGACTGGCTTTTGCTGGATATCCTGATTTCTACAGTGATTTTCATTCCTATCGAGCTGTTTTTGCCGAAGCGTGAAGACCAATCCAAATTTCACCCCGAATGGCGAACAGATCTGATTTATTTTGTAATCAGTCATTTATTGATACAGGTAACGGGCGTTTTGGTACAATTGCCCGCTGCATTGGCATTTAAAAATATCGGTTTGGAAGGCGTGCAGAGCGCAGTACAATCCATTCACTTTATTCCACAACTCTTTTTGGCGCTACTTGTTTCTGACTTGTTCCAGTATTCCGGGCATTACATTTTTCATAAAATTCCCTATTTGTGGCGATTCCATTCCGTTCACCATTCCACCCAACACTTGGATTGGTTGGCAGGCTCCAGAACCCATTTCGTAGATTTGATTGCGGTTCGGGCGATATCCTTTATTCCGATTTACATATGCGGATTTAGTTATTCCGTTTTCGCGACTTACATTGTTATCGTTTCGTTTCAAGCGGTTTTGGCCCATTCGAACACCAGGATAAATTTTGGCTGGTTCAAGTACGTTTTCGTGACACCGCAATTTCACCATTGGCACCATTCCGATAATCCGGCTGCCTATGACAAGAACTTCGCCATTCACTTTCCCTTTATCGACATGATTTTCGGCACCTATTATCCGATGGGGAAGGAATGGCCGGAAAGCACGGGTTTGGGAGATGTTGAATTCCCCAAGGGCTTTTTGAGACAATTTGTGCAGCCCTTCAAAAAACCGGATTCCAATAAGATTATGAAAAACCCGAGTGAGCGTTAGCCTAAGTTCCGACTCAACCTTTCCCTACATTATGAATTCGTATAATTCAAACAATCAAAAGGAAAGAAGGCGTAAAAAACGTAGCGGACACAGTGAAAATCTTAGATTAAATTCGGATATGAGCAAGTTGTCCATACCCTGGTTTTGACCTAACAGTGTCTCGAATTATGTATTTCTTCTTAGATTTTAAAAGTTCTACTAAAATATCAACGGACTGTATATAAATGAATTGAATCCCCATATATAACTTTACACTTTAATTAAGCCTATGGAAATTTCTGGGCTTTCTTCTCGAATGCTGTGCAAATTCGCTACTTTTAAGCTAGTTCCTCCTGCACGTTACAATCTATAAAACCTTTATAAGGCCTAGTGGTGTTAAAAACACAGCTGTAGTTTTCACTCCGACTAAAAATCACGTTAAATGAAAAATCAACTAAAACTTTTAGCGACGTTAGGTGGATTGGCATTAATTGCTGGCTGCCAAACAGAACCGGAAAAAGGATCCTTAGAGCACCTAACCAAGATTTCCGAACGAATCGATGGGGAGCGATTGCTATCCGCCGATGCCACTCCCCAAGACTGGCTCTCTTACGGCAAAAACTACAAAGAGAATCGGTTCAGTCCTTTAAATCAGATAAATGCGTCTACCATTGATAGTCTTGGATTGGCTTGGAGCCTCGATTTAGGAACAAGCCGGGGCATCGAGGCTACACCCATTGTAGTCGATGGTATTATGTATTCCACCGGGCCTTGGAGTATGGTGTATGCCATAGATGCACGAAAAGGGGAATTGATTTGGACATATGATCCCGAAGTTCCGAAGAGCTATGGCGAAAAAGCATGTTGCGATGTAGTGAATAGAGGTGTCGCCATCTATAAAGGCAAGGTTTACGTCGGAACCCTTGATGGTCGGTTGATAGCGATTAACGCTGCCACTGGGGAAAAGTCGTGGGAGACTCAGACCTTTGACCAAGCGAAAGGGTATACGATTACCGGGGCTCCAAGAATAATCGATGGTAAGGTCATTATCGGAAATGGCGGCGCGGAATATGGTGTGAGAGGATTTGTAACTGCCTATGACGCCCTAACCGGCGACGAAATTTGGCGTTTCTACACGGTTCCCGGTAATCCTGACGAAGGATATGAATCGAAAGCAATGGAAGAGGCCGCCAAAACATGGACCGGCGAATGGTGGAAATTCGGTGGTGGCGGAACCGTCTGGGACGCTATGGCCTACGACCCCGAACTTAATCTGCTTTATATTGGCGTTGGTAACGGCTCGCCGTGGAATAGGGACATTCGAAGTCCGGAAGGCGGGGATAATCTATTCTTATCCTCCATTGTGGCGCTGAATCCAGCGGATGGCACCAAAGAATGGCATTATCAAACAACTCCCGGCGACAGTTGGGATTATACCGCTACCCAGCATATAATTTTAGCAGATTTGGAACTAGACGGAAAGCTGCGAAAGGTTTTGATACAAGCACCCAAAAACGGTTTTTTCTATGTTATCGATAGAACCAATGGGGAATTTATTTCCGGCGAACCCTACGTGTACGTAAACTGGGCCGAAGGTATTGATAAAGCAACGGGACGCCCTATTGAAACGAGTTTTGCCCGATATTCCGATACCAATTCAGAAATCGCGCCTTCGCCCGTGGGCGGGCATAATTGGCAGCCCATGGCTTTTAGCCCATCTACAAAACTGGTCTATATTCCAGCCCGTGAAATGGCCATGTTCTATGGGCAACCCGAAAATTTTTCCTTTATCGATGATGGCAAAAGTTGGAACACGGGTTCGGCATATAATGCCACAAAAGCAGTACGCCTAGATACGCTAAAACGCGGAACTTTTGGTAAACTGATCGCTTGGGACCCCATTGCACAAAAGGAGGTTTGGAGCGTTAAACATGCCACCCCGTGGAATGCCGGCGTTCTAGCGACCGAAAATCTGGTGTTTCAAGGAACGGGTCTTGGCGATTTCGTAGCCTATGATGCCCGATCGGGCGAAAAAGTTTGGTCGTACCCTTTAAAGACGGGAATTATCGCCTCGCCGATTACTTATGAAATCGACGGTATACAATACGTTACCATTCCTGTAGGCTGGGGTGGCGTCCTGGGACTTTGGATGTCGTTTACGGAACAAATCAATCCGGGTACTATCTACACCTTTGCCCTAGGAAAAAATGAATCCCTACCTGATTTTCCAAAAAAGGAGTCGAAACAATTGGTCAGCCTTGATTTTGACGCATCTCCCGAAGAGCTCGAACATGGAAACAAACTTTACGCGCGCTATTGTTCTGCTTGTCACGGCGGAGGCGGCCAAACAGCAGGTGGCGGCACCATACCTAATCTAAATTATTCCAAGGCAGCGATATTTGAAATGTTTGCACAGATTGTTACCGAAGGTACTTTTCTGGAAAAAGGAATGCCAAGTTTTAAGGACCGTTTGGAAGAACAAGACGTAGCCGACATTAAAAATTACATTTTGTCCAATGCCAAAACGCTAGCGGAGACACAAACTAATTGACCGGTAAATAGATGAAAGCTCCTTGATTTCATACTAATATAGCATCTCACCAAAACCAATTAACAATGCTCCAAAAACTCGGAGAAAGAGCAACCATCTTTTTCCAAAAATATATGCCCAACGCATTTGTTTTTGCAATGTTGTTGACAATTTTAACCGGAGTAACGGCATTTTTCTGGTTAGAAACGACACCCTTGGAAATCATTAAGGGATGGTACGGCGGTTTTTGGAACTTGTTGGAGTTCGGGATGCAAATCGTACTGATCATCATTACAGGTTTTGCTATCGCTTTATCGCCTATCGTCAACAAAGGTATCGATGGGTTGACCAATTATATAAAAACATCCCGACAGGTATACTTTTTTGTAGTACTTATCGGTACTTTACTCGCATTGGTCAGTTTTGGATGGATCGTTATCATCTGTGTCCTGGCAAGGGCGTTGGCACTGCGCGTACAAGGTGTTAATTATCCGTTTTTGGTGGCTTGCGTCTATTTTAGTTTTGGTAGTTGGGTTTCCGGTCTTTCAAGTTCCATTCCGCTTTTATTGGGCACCGAAAAGAACTATTTGATCGAGTCCGGAGTCTTGACGGAAATCCTTCCAACATCGCTTACCTTGGGCTCTACATTAAATATGGCGATGATCGTTCTGTATGTCGTCTTCGCGCCCTTGATGATTCTTTTGCTGATTCCGAAAACGAAACACTTCAAGCAAATTAATACTATGTTGGATGGCTCGATCAATAAAAACGAACTATCGATCAAAGAAGAAGCCGCAAGTATGAATTCAGCAGTCGTATCCTTTTCCGATAGATTGAATAACGCCATCTGGCTTCAGTTTTCCATAGCGTTTATGGGATTAGTGTACATCTGCTATCATTTTTACACCAAAGGTTTTCAATTGGACTTTAACATCATGATCTTTATTTTTCTAATATTGGGATTGGTATTGCACAAATCCCCGATGCGCTATGTGATTGCCATGAAACGATCGAGTAGCAATGTGTCCGGAATACTTTACCAATATCCTTTTTATGCCGGCATTATGGGCATTATGCTCTACACCGGTTTAGGTGAAAAATTTGCAGAACTATTGGTATCGGTAGCCTCGGTTGACACCTATCCGTTCTTCTCCTATTTGACCGGCGGAATCATGAATTTCGCCATCCCCTCGGCAGGTGGGGAATTTGCGGTTGTGGGACCAAGTATTATCGATGCCGTTAAGAATTTCGGAACAGGATTACCGGCGAGTGAGGTCACGGCAATGATATCGAGGGCTTCCTTAGCGATTGCATACGGCGAAAGCCTGTCCAACGCCTTACAGCCCTTTTACCTGTTGCTGGTATTTCCGATTATGGGCAAAGGAATCAAAATTCAAGCGAGGGATGTCATGGGGTATTTGATCATTCCATTCATCGTTTTTTTTATCCTTCAGTCTATTCTAGTGACTTGGGTTCCCCTATAATCCTTCCCGAAAACTAAAAGGCGTATCTTATGTTCGGAACTCTATCAGGTTAAAGTGAAAAAAATCAACAGTTTCGAGTAGTTTCAAACTTATCGATAATCCCTTATCTTAAAGCGGAATAAACGAAATACAACTTAAACATCCTCTATGAGAAATTCAGTATTCATAATGTTGCTTTTGAGCAGCATTATTTGGGCCTTTGGCCAAAATAAAACGAACCTGGAATTGATCGATATTTTTAATATGGAATTCGTCTCCGACCCTCAAATTTCCCCAGACGGAAATCAAATTGTCTACGTCAGGAATTTTAAGGACGTGATGACCGATAAGAATTTGTCGAATATCTGGGTCATCAATTCCGACGGCTCCAACAATAAACCCATAACAACGGGAAACCAAAACGATTTTTATCCCAGATGGTCCCATGACGGGCAAAAAATCATCTTTAAATCGAATAGGCAGGACGAGCGCATGAAATTGTACGTCATGTGGATGGACACGAAAGAGATGGCACCTTTGACCAATACCCCAAAAGCTCCGGGGCAAGTTTCTTGGTCACCGGACGACCGCCATCTCGCCATCACCATGTTCGTTCCCAAAAAAGAGGAATCCATCGTAAAAATGCCTGAAAAGCCAGAGGGCGCAAAATGGAACACCCCACCTACCTATATCGACAAATTGAACTACAGAGGCGATGGTCAAGGATATATTAAAGGGGGCAATCTGCAGCTGTTCACACTACCCATAGATGGGGGTTCGCCGAGGCAATTGACCTCGACCGACTTTGACCATGGTGCCCCCGAATGGTCGAAAGATGGCCAAAAACTTTATTTTTCTGCCAATTTTAATCCTGACGAGGCTTTCGAACCTAATAATAGTGAGATTTACGAACTCTCGCTGGTCGATGGCAGTATAAAAGCGCTAACAGACCGTTACGGTCCGGATACTTCCCCAAAGGTTTCCCCAGATGGCAAGACCATTGCCTACACAGGTCTTGACGATAAACTTTTGGGCTATCAATTGGACCAATTGTACCTTATGGATTTGAATGCTGGAACACCAAAATTACTGTCCGGTGGCTTCGACCGAAGCATTTCGAACATACAATGGGCCAAGGATGGTAAGGGACTCTACTTTCAATATGATGACAAAGGCGACACCAAAGTCGCGCATATTTCGCTTTCCGGAAAGGTTAGCGACAAGGTAGAAAACCTTGGTGGCCTTTCTTTGGGCCGACCTTATAATGCGGGAACCTATACCGTTTCCAATACCGGAAAAATCGCTTACACACTCGGTGGAACCGAACACCCGGCCGATTTGGCCGTCTGGGATAAAAAAGGAAGCAAAAGGCTCACTTTCGTGAATGACGACCTGTTCGCTTTTAAAAAATTGGGTAAGGTAGAAGAACTTTGGTGGAAGTCATCTTACGACCAACGCGACATTCAAGGCTGGGTAGTGACACCTCCCGATTTCGATGCTTCGAAAAAATATCCGCTGATCCTTGAAATACACGGAGGGCCTTTTGCCAGCTATGGCTCGGTATATGCTGCGGAAATTCAGGCCTATGCTGCCGCCGGATACGTTGTCCTCTACACCAATCCTAGAGGTAGCAGCGGATATGGTGCCGAATTTGGCAATCTAATCCATCACGATTACCCGAACCACGATTACGAAG
Protein-coding regions in this window:
- a CDS encoding 2TM domain-containing protein; translation: MENNMELKRARAKERIKELKGFYVHLAVYLGVNTFITVSKLIRNIGNGESLSEAFFDMGTFFIWGAWGIGVAFHAAKTFGISLFNKEWEERQIRKYMEEDRREAEKYNNPFPEERKRLS
- a CDS encoding 2TM domain-containing protein, with protein sequence MKLKKENTDKYVRAQKRLQEIKGFYTHLVIYLVINTAITVYKIVKSIKGIEEFWDFGIFAVWFIWGLGLLYHA
- a CDS encoding S9 family peptidase, with translation MRNSVFIMLLLSSIIWAFGQNKTNLELIDIFNMEFVSDPQISPDGNQIVYVRNFKDVMTDKNLSNIWVINSDGSNNKPITTGNQNDFYPRWSHDGQKIIFKSNRQDERMKLYVMWMDTKEMAPLTNTPKAPGQVSWSPDDRHLAITMFVPKKEESIVKMPEKPEGAKWNTPPTYIDKLNYRGDGQGYIKGGNLQLFTLPIDGGSPRQLTSTDFDHGAPEWSKDGQKLYFSANFNPDEAFEPNNSEIYELSLVDGSIKALTDRYGPDTSPKVSPDGKTIAYTGLDDKLLGYQLDQLYLMDLNAGTPKLLSGGFDRSISNIQWAKDGKGLYFQYDDKGDTKVAHISLSGKVSDKVENLGGLSLGRPYNAGTYTVSNTGKIAYTLGGTEHPADLAVWDKKGSKRLTFVNDDLFAFKKLGKVEELWWKSSYDQRDIQGWVVTPPDFDASKKYPLILEIHGGPFASYGSVYAAEIQAYAAAGYVVLYTNPRGSSGYGAEFGNLIHHDYPNHDYEDLMSGVDAVIAKGFVDSEKLFVTGGSGGGVLTAWIVGKTDRFKAAVVAKPVINWTSFVLYADGAAFFAKYWFGKKPWEDPESYFKRSPLSYVANVTTPTMLLTGEEDYRTPIAESEQFYTALKLEGVETALVRIPGASHGIANKPSNLIAKIASVLAWFEKYQE
- a CDS encoding PQQ-dependent dehydrogenase, methanol/ethanol family; translation: MKNQLKLLATLGGLALIAGCQTEPEKGSLEHLTKISERIDGERLLSADATPQDWLSYGKNYKENRFSPLNQINASTIDSLGLAWSLDLGTSRGIEATPIVVDGIMYSTGPWSMVYAIDARKGELIWTYDPEVPKSYGEKACCDVVNRGVAIYKGKVYVGTLDGRLIAINAATGEKSWETQTFDQAKGYTITGAPRIIDGKVIIGNGGAEYGVRGFVTAYDALTGDEIWRFYTVPGNPDEGYESKAMEEAAKTWTGEWWKFGGGGTVWDAMAYDPELNLLYIGVGNGSPWNRDIRSPEGGDNLFLSSIVALNPADGTKEWHYQTTPGDSWDYTATQHIILADLELDGKLRKVLIQAPKNGFFYVIDRTNGEFISGEPYVYVNWAEGIDKATGRPIETSFARYSDTNSEIAPSPVGGHNWQPMAFSPSTKLVYIPAREMAMFYGQPENFSFIDDGKSWNTGSAYNATKAVRLDTLKRGTFGKLIAWDPIAQKEVWSVKHATPWNAGVLATENLVFQGTGLGDFVAYDARSGEKVWSYPLKTGIIASPITYEIDGIQYVTIPVGWGGVLGLWMSFTEQINPGTIYTFALGKNESLPDFPKKESKQLVSLDFDASPEELEHGNKLYARYCSACHGGGGQTAGGGTIPNLNYSKAAIFEMFAQIVTEGTFLEKGMPSFKDRLEEQDVADIKNYILSNAKTLAETQTN
- a CDS encoding sterol desaturase family protein yields the protein MPKREDQSKFHPEWRTDLIYFVISHLLIQVTGVLVQLPAALAFKNIGLEGVQSAVQSIHFIPQLFLALLVSDLFQYSGHYIFHKIPYLWRFHSVHHSTQHLDWLAGSRTHFVDLIAVRAISFIPIYICGFSYSVFATYIVIVSFQAVLAHSNTRINFGWFKYVFVTPQFHHWHHSDNPAAYDKNFAIHFPFIDMIFGTYYPMGKEWPESTGLGDVEFPKGFLRQFVQPFKKPDSNKIMKNPSER
- a CDS encoding short-chain fatty acid transporter, which produces MLQKLGERATIFFQKYMPNAFVFAMLLTILTGVTAFFWLETTPLEIIKGWYGGFWNLLEFGMQIVLIIITGFAIALSPIVNKGIDGLTNYIKTSRQVYFFVVLIGTLLALVSFGWIVIICVLARALALRVQGVNYPFLVACVYFSFGSWVSGLSSSIPLLLGTEKNYLIESGVLTEILPTSLTLGSTLNMAMIVLYVVFAPLMILLLIPKTKHFKQINTMLDGSINKNELSIKEEAASMNSAVVSFSDRLNNAIWLQFSIAFMGLVYICYHFYTKGFQLDFNIMIFIFLILGLVLHKSPMRYVIAMKRSSSNVSGILYQYPFYAGIMGIMLYTGLGEKFAELLVSVASVDTYPFFSYLTGGIMNFAIPSAGGEFAVVGPSIIDAVKNFGTGLPASEVTAMISRASLAIAYGESLSNALQPFYLLLVFPIMGKGIKIQARDVMGYLIIPFIVFFILQSILVTWVPL
- a CDS encoding 2TM domain-containing protein, which codes for MSKNRFLIEIFRAFAVGTLIFLCFLGYDYFTDRVLFQNRVADIWKEYYVNLVYSTILYMVNMSWFYFLLKKWDNYLYTYKRMAIAIMGNLILSVIGVFIARFTVLTVFFDWSFQRVLDSQSVDSYQQSVVIALGVALIFYAIYYYKYRQETKVTEQKIIASTASAKFDALKSQLDPHFLFNSLNVLTSLIEENPYQAQKFTTSLSKVYRYVLEQKNKDLVTVDEELQFARTYVRLLKMRFEDSIVVDIPEHCSIPEAKIVPLSLQLLLENAVKHNVVSEGRPLHLTVREEGGMLVVSNNLQEKQVVKKSSGVGLRNIRQRYAILTDKEVNIVKTEADFKVFLPMLTRTTSRTETQKIYLEGKRYEKAKEKVENIKGFYGNLISYCCVIPFLVFLNYRTTDFPWVLFPIFFWGWGVVSHGMQAFGYNPLWGKRWEERKMRKYMNDENF
- a CDS encoding 2TM domain-containing protein; this encodes MRKFESNNKPSTNKPLNTVQDKEPETMDFLANDTKYLRAKERVAQVRKFYSSLLSYAVFISFLAGLNYYIDQWDHPWFLWAAFGWGIGLLFQAAKAFSLESLFLGRDWEARKIKQFMNEEDRTEKWD